The DNA window GCTTCTTTATCTTTTTTTAAATCTTTTAAATTAATATATAAAAGAATTCCTCCAAAAAGTGAACTCATAAAAACTGAAAAACCAAGAATAGCTTTTTTTGAATAAATTTTGGGTAAATTATTTTCCATAAAATTATAAAACTTGTTCAATATGATAATTCTTATGACCTCTACTTTGTCTGATAATGAGTTCACCTAAAAACCCTGCTACAAACAGTAATGTTCCCATAATCATCATCGTTAAAGCGATATAAAACCAAGGATTTTCGGCGATTAAATTTCCATAAACGTGATAATAATACACATCTACCAATTTGGTTGCACCCAACCAAAATGCTGAGAAAAACCCGAAAATAAACATTAAAGTTCCTACCGCTCCGAAGAAATGCATTGGTCTTCCTCCGAATTTGCTTACGAACCAAAGCGTGATTAAATCCAGAAAACCACGGATAAATCTTTCTGTCCCGAATTTAGAAGTTCCGTAAGGTCTGGCTTGATGTTGAACTGGTTTTTCGGTAATTTTTTTGAAACCTGCGTTTGCTGCCAAAACAGGAATCCATCGGTGTAAATCTCCGTAAACATCTACCGATTTCACCACTTGTTTTCTGTAAGCTTTCAAACCACAGTTAAAATCGTGTAATTCTACTCCAGAAAGATTTCTTGCCGCTGAATTGAACAATTTTGACGGAAGATTTTTGGTCATCACATTGTCAAAACGTTTTTTCTTCCAACCAGAAACCAAGTCGTATTTTTCGACTACAATTTTGTTATATAATTCAGGAATTTCTTCTGGAAAATCTTGCAAATCTGCATCCATTGTAATCACTACATCGCCTTGTACTTTCTCAAAAGCGGCATGTAACGCTTGAGATTTCCCATAGTTTCTAGAAAATTTAATGCCGTGAACATGATGATTTTCTTTGGATAAATTTTCTATAATTTGCCAAGAAGAATCTGTACTTCCATCATCTACGAACCAAATTTCGTAAGACAATTGGTTTTCTTGGCACACTTTATTTATTCTTGCATAAAGCTCGTGCAAAGATTCTTCTTCGTTTAATAAAGGAACTACAACGGATAGATTCATTAAAAATTATTTTATTTTTTTGAAAATTAATATCGCTAAAACGAACAGCAAAATTACAAAATATAAGCTTGTAAATAGACTTTTTATTACAGTAAATGTGCTGATTATTCTCACGCCTATTTCTGAGATTTTAGGATAAGAAGTGAGTAAATAAATAAGTCCGAAATTTTCTAAATAATCGAAAACTCCAGCAATTACAGGGAATAAAACCAAAAGAAACCAAGATTCTAATTTGCCAATTTTCTTAAGAAAGAAACTCAAAATCAGAATGTTACTCATCATAAACAAGAGAGGATATACGAAATCTAATGGCAACTGACGAAACAGATAAAAATTTCTGCCACTCTTCCCTAGATTTCCTAAAAGTTCTTTGGCATAAGTAAAACTGTAACCATTTGGTTTCATGTCAAAAATCTGTAAACCATTCGCAAAATCAGTCAATTTCGGAATCGTAAAAAAGATCATCGTAAAATAAACCACACTTGACAACACGAAAAAAGTAAGAACTTTTTTGCCCGTCAAATTTCTGGAAACAGTAGTTTTTAAACTCATTATTCTATAGTTTTATTTCTAAAGAAAGTTCCGAAGAATGTAGACAGAATAGTATAAAATACCAAAACTGCAGCGAAAAAATACGTGAAGTTTCTGAAGGTAAACATATCTTTATCTTTTACCATTTCTGGCGCAAAACTCTGCAATCTTTCTTGATATTTTTTGTCCAATTCTTCTTTATCTTCTTTTTTAGCTAAAATTTGTTTTGCCTTGTTATATTCATTGTCAAGCTCTGTTTTTTGACGCTCTACATATTGGTGATTCAGTAAATCTTTAGCATCTGTATCTCCATAATTCAGAAAGGCAAAAATGCTGAACATGGAAAGAAAACCACCAATAAACATCGGTTTAAAAGCTCTACCAAAAGCATCTCTAAATCCTATTTCTTTTACTTCTTTTTTGTAAGTAGTCACCGAAAAATAAGCACCCAAAGTATAAAGCGCAGGCATTAAAAATGCATTAAGAAGCATACTTGTGTTAAAATAATTGGTATTATAACCAAAAAAATACACTCCAAAGAACACTAACATGGTCGCTATAAATATCAGAAAACCAAATGTATAAACGTTTTTACTCATTTTATTTTTAAAAATTTTTCTCGAAAATACGAGATTAGATTTTGAATTTTAAATTAATTTAGTATTTTTGCACCGGCAAGTCCTAAACAACCAGCTCCTGAGAATCCTCCAGGGTGGGAACGCAGCAAAGGTAATCGGTCGTAGCGGTGTGATTTAGGTAGCTTGCCATTTTTTTATGTCTTTTTTTGAAATTTTTCAGAAAATTATACTTCAAATTCTTCTCCCAATTCTGGAATCGAAAACTCAATATTTCTCTCTGCAAACAATTGTTTCGCTGTATCGTGATTAATTTTTATTGGCTCGAAAGTATCAAAATGACAACCAATCACTCTTTTGGTTTTCAATAATTCCCCAGCTGCAAAACTCGCTTTTCTTGCACACATGGTATAATGTGAACCAATTGGAAGAACGGCTGCTGTAATTTCCCCGAAAAATCTTGGAAACAACTCCATATCTGCCATTACACCTGTATCTCCTGCAAAATACAAGTTTTTACCTTGGAATCTAAACATATAACCGCAAGGTTGACCGCCATAAGTTCCATCTGGAAAACTAGAAGTATGATGCGCAGGAACCATAGAAATTTTCAAATCATCGAACTTGGCAGAACCTCCAAAATTAATATCAATAGAATTAGGATGATTGAAATAACCACAAATTTCTGGTTGGCCAATTACCGTAGCATCTGGATGATGTTGCAATACTTCTCTTACATCTGCAATATGATCGCCATGAGCGTGAGTAATGAGCACATAATCAATTTTTTGCGCTGAAATATCAAAACCAGTTCTGTCTTTCTGAAAATTATAAAAAGGATCAGAAAGTATGTTTTTACCATTATAAGTGAACAAAAAACAGTTTTGCCCGAGGAATTTTATTTTCATGATTTTTTATCTAAAATAATTCAATCCAAAAGCTACTAAAACGCTCATCAACAAAGTAATGATTCCCACTTGTTTTAAGAATGGGTCTAATTCTTTTGGTTCTTTTACTTCCATCATTTTTCTGCGCAAAGCGGTCAAAGGAAATACGGTAATGAAGAAAATAAATGCATAATATTTTCCTTGTTCTTGTAAACCATTCATCATCATATAAATCAAAACCAAAATCGGTGGAAGCATCAAAATAACCATTTCATAGATCATCGCATTTTTAAAACCTAATCTTAATGCAAGGGTTTTTTTGCCTGATTTTTCGTCGTTTTCGATGTCTCTCATATTGTTGAGATTAAGAACTGCTGCACTCAATAAACCTATAGCCGAAGCTGGTAAAAGCATATCCCAATCAAAAGATTTGGTAAAAAGAAAATAACTTCCACACACCGAAACCAAACCAAAAAAAATAAAAACCATTAGATCTCCCAAACCAAGATAACCATAAGGTTTTTTGCCAACAGTATAACCAATTGCTGCTAAAATACACGCAACTCCCAATCCTATAAAAGTGTAAAATTCTTTAATAAAATCAGGAAAAAATGCTTTGTACAACAAAACTAAAGTTGCCACCAATGATAAAAAGGCAAACAAAAACATAGCGTTTCGCATTTGCTTTGCCGAAATTTTACCCGAAGCTACCGCACGTTGCTCTGCCTCTCCTATTCTATTTTGGTCGGTTCCTTTTACACCATCTCCATAATCATTGGCAAAATTTGACAAAACTTGATACAACAAAGTCACCAAAAGTGCCAAAGCAAAAATAGTCCAATCCCAAGTTTTTCCTTGTTCTAGGAGTTTCCATCTTGCAATGAAAGAACCCATAATAATTCCGCTCATCGAAAGCGGTAAAGTACGCAGACGAGCTGCTTTTATCCAATCTAACATATAAATTAGTATTTGGTATTTGGTATTTTAGTATTTAGTAAAAAATCAAATGAATCTAATTACTCTATACTACTTACAAAATACTTTTAAGAAATCCACTGATTTTCGCCGAAATCTGGTTTACGTTTTTCTAAAAATGCGTTTCTGCCTTCTTTGGCTTCTTCAGTCATATAAGCTAATCTGGTTGCTTCACCCGCGAAAACTTGTTGACCAACCATTCCGTCATCTGTTAAATTCATCGCAAATTTCAGCATTCTGATAGAAGTTGGAGATTTTGCTAAGATTTCCTGTGCCCATTGATAAGAAGTTTCTTCTAACTCAGCGTGAGGAATTACCGCATTTACCATTCCCATATCTTCCGCTTCTTTCGCAGAATAATTTCTTCCTAAAAAGAAAATTTCTCTAGCTTTTTTCTGACCTACCATTTTTGCTAAATATGCCGAACCGTAACCACCATCAAAACTAGTAACATCTGCATCGGTTTGTTTGAAAATTGCATGTTCTTCACTTGCCAAAGTCAAATCACAAACCACATGAAGTGAGTGACCACCACCAACTGCCCAACCGTTTACCACAGCAATCACTACTTTTGGCATGAAACGAATCAATCTTTGAACTTCTAAAATATTCAGACGATGTCTTCCATCATCACCTACATAACCTTGATGACCACGAGCTTTCTGGTCGCCACCACTACAAAAAGCGTGACCGCCATCTTTAGGACTTGGACCTTCACCTGTTAATAAAACCACACCAATGCTAGAATCTTCATAAGCATCATAAAAAGCATCATACAATTCTGAAGTGGTTTTAGGACGAAAAGCATTTCTTACTTCTGGTCTGTTGATAGCAATTCTCGCTACTCCATTGCACTTTTTGTACGTGATATCTTCGTATTCTTTAGCCGTTTTCCAATCTATATTCATATTTCAAAAAATTTGCTGGTAAAGATACTATTTTTGAAAAAAGGTTCAGAATAAAAATTTAGAAATATTAATGTGATATATGTTACATAATGATTATGAATTTAATAATTTTTAATACCATTCATTCACAATAATCACTTGTACATGAAATAAATCATTTTCAACTGTCAAAAAATAGGTTTATATTTGAAAATATTTAAAATTAATAAAATGATTATAGGTGTATTAAAAGAACCTTCTTTCGAAACAAGAGTTTCTTTACTTGCAGAATCTGCAGCAGCACTCATTAAAAAAGGAAATAAACTCATAGTAGAATCTGGTGCAGGTGATAAATCCTTTAATAATAACCAAGAATATGAAAAAGTAGGCGCAGAAATTAAATCTAGAGCCGAAGTATTAGAACAAGCAGACATTTTATTGTCTATTCATCCTCTTCAAGATGAAGATTTTCCTAAAATTAGTTCTAAAATTCTCTTAGGTGTTTATCAACCTTTATCTAACGGAGAAAACGTCATTAAATCT is part of the Cloacibacterium normanense genome and encodes:
- a CDS encoding glycosyltransferase family 2 protein, giving the protein MNLSVVVPLLNEEESLHELYARINKVCQENQLSYEIWFVDDGSTDSSWQIIENLSKENHHVHGIKFSRNYGKSQALHAAFEKVQGDVVITMDADLQDFPEEIPELYNKIVVEKYDLVSGWKKKRFDNVMTKNLPSKLFNSAARNLSGVELHDFNCGLKAYRKQVVKSVDVYGDLHRWIPVLAANAGFKKITEKPVQHQARPYGTSKFGTERFIRGFLDLITLWFVSKFGGRPMHFFGAVGTLMFIFGFFSAFWLGATKLVDVYYYHVYGNLIAENPWFYIALTMMIMGTLLFVAGFLGELIIRQSRGHKNYHIEQVL
- a CDS encoding DUF4199 domain-containing protein, whose amino-acid sequence is MSKNVYTFGFLIFIATMLVFFGVYFFGYNTNYFNTSMLLNAFLMPALYTLGAYFSVTTYKKEVKEIGFRDAFGRAFKPMFIGGFLSMFSIFAFLNYGDTDAKDLLNHQYVERQKTELDNEYNKAKQILAKKEDKEELDKKYQERLQSFAPEMVKDKDMFTFRNFTYFFAAVLVFYTILSTFFGTFFRNKTIE
- a CDS encoding metal-dependent hydrolase is translated as MKIKFLGQNCFLFTYNGKNILSDPFYNFQKDRTGFDISAQKIDYVLITHAHGDHIADVREVLQHHPDATVIGQPEICGYFNHPNSIDINFGGSAKFDDLKISMVPAHHTSSFPDGTYGGQPCGYMFRFQGKNLYFAGDTGVMADMELFPRFFGEITAAVLPIGSHYTMCARKASFAAGELLKTKRVIGCHFDTFEPIKINHDTAKQLFAERNIEFSIPELGEEFEV
- the menA gene encoding 1,4-dihydroxy-2-naphthoate octaprenyltransferase, translated to MLDWIKAARLRTLPLSMSGIIMGSFIARWKLLEQGKTWDWTIFALALLVTLLYQVLSNFANDYGDGVKGTDQNRIGEAEQRAVASGKISAKQMRNAMFLFAFLSLVATLVLLYKAFFPDFIKEFYTFIGLGVACILAAIGYTVGKKPYGYLGLGDLMVFIFFGLVSVCGSYFLFTKSFDWDMLLPASAIGLLSAAVLNLNNMRDIENDEKSGKKTLALRLGFKNAMIYEMVILMLPPILVLIYMMMNGLQEQGKYYAFIFFITVFPLTALRRKMMEVKEPKELDPFLKQVGIITLLMSVLVAFGLNYFR
- a CDS encoding 1,4-dihydroxy-2-naphthoyl-CoA synthase, whose protein sequence is MNIDWKTAKEYEDITYKKCNGVARIAINRPEVRNAFRPKTTSELYDAFYDAYEDSSIGVVLLTGEGPSPKDGGHAFCSGGDQKARGHQGYVGDDGRHRLNILEVQRLIRFMPKVVIAVVNGWAVGGGHSLHVVCDLTLASEEHAIFKQTDADVTSFDGGYGSAYLAKMVGQKKAREIFFLGRNYSAKEAEDMGMVNAVIPHAELEETSYQWAQEILAKSPTSIRMLKFAMNLTDDGMVGQQVFAGEATRLAYMTEEAKEGRNAFLEKRKPDFGENQWIS